The proteins below are encoded in one region of Acanthochromis polyacanthus isolate Apoly-LR-REF ecotype Palm Island chromosome 4, KAUST_Apoly_ChrSc, whole genome shotgun sequence:
- the odf3l2b gene encoding outer dense fiber protein 3-like protein 2b: protein MQTCQDSLRSVKNAPTWPGPGRYGLPPTTGFVGHDFTKATSPAYSFHGRMSDNMYCVDSSPGPRYHVDAKITRYGKDGTPAYSMLGRMKAQSEFFFSLLQLFHTPGPGAYSPEKAPPCNLQRRPPSYTMGARTHYRSTDAVPAPNKYSLPPLMGSQIPNKPASASYTMSGSFSTGGPSVDLAKTPGPCGYNSTDPSVYLTKQPAFSMLGRHNLPRDSTKKPGPGTYNPERVTVHKARAPAYSLGIRHSEFVTPLVVIVSD from the exons ATGCAGACCTGCCAGGACTCGCTCCGCTCTGTGAAAAATGCTCCCACTT GGCCAGGACCTGGGCGCTATGGGCTTCCTCCCACTACTGGATTTGTTGGCCACGACTTCACAAAGGCAACCAGCCCTGCCTACTCCTTCCACGGGAGGATGAGTGATAATA TGTACTGTGTTGATTCCAGTCCCGGGCCTCGATATCATGTCGATGCAAAGATTACTCGCTATGGAAAGGACGGCACGCCTGCATATTCAATGCTGGGCAGAATGAAAGCACagagtgagttttttttttctttgttacaA CTGTTCCACACACCTGGACCTGGAGCTTACAGTCCTGAGAAAGCTCCCCCGTGCAACCTGCAGCGTAGACCCCCGTCCTACACAATGGGAGCTCGAACACACTACCGCAGCACCGATGCAGTTCCTGCTCCCAACAAGTACTCTCTGCCTCCCCTAATGGGCTCTCAAATCCCAAACAAACCAGCCAGCGCAAGCTACACCATGTCAGGTAGTTTCAGCACAGGGGGACCGTCTGTGGATTTAGCCAAGACCCCCGGGCCCTGTGGCTACAACAGTACGGACCCGAGTGTTTATCTGACCAAACAGCCGGCGTTTTCAATGTTGGGGCGTCACAACTTACCCAGAGACAGCACCAAGAAGCCAGGTCCAGGAACTTACAATCCAGAGAGAGTCACAGTCCACAAGGCCCGAGCACCAGCCTACTCCCTGGGAATCAGACACTCTGAATTTGTCACCCCACTAGTTGTCATTGTTTCCGactga
- the cks2 gene encoding cyclin-dependent kinases regulatory subunit 2, with product MSKKQIFYSDKYNDEEFEYRHVVLPKQLSKLVPTSHLMTEEEWRGLGVQQSQGWIHYMIHKPEPHILLFRRPLPKD from the exons ATGTCGAAGAAACAGATTTTCTACTCTGACAAGTACAACGACGAGGAGTTCGAGTACAG ACATGTTGTGCTTCCGAAGCAGCTGTCTAAACTGGTGCCCACCTCCCACCTGATGACAGAAGAAGAGTGGAGAGGACTCGGTGTGCAGCAGAGCCAGGGCTGGATTCACTACATGATCCACAAACCAG AGCCACACATACTGCTTTTCAGAAGGCCTCTTCCGAAGGATTGA